The following coding sequences lie in one bacterium genomic window:
- a CDS encoding PLP-dependent transferase translates to MGFSTDAIHAGQEPEPATGAITVPIFQTSTYVQEALGKHKGYEYARTQNPTRSALEKNIAVLEKGFAGFAFSSGMASITAVTMLLKAGDHVICTDNVYGGTYRLFARIFSNLGLEFTFTDTSGLENIRKSMKPNTRMVFLETPTNPLLTLTD, encoded by the coding sequence ATGGGATTTTCCACTGATGCAATACATGCAGGACAGGAACCTGAACCCGCAACAGGCGCGATTACGGTTCCGATTTTTCAAACGTCCACTTATGTTCAGGAAGCGCTCGGGAAACATAAAGGTTACGAGTACGCAAGAACTCAGAATCCTACGCGTAGCGCATTGGAAAAGAATATTGCGGTGCTCGAAAAAGGATTCGCAGGATTTGCGTTTTCTTCGGGAATGGCATCCATCACGGCTGTGACGATGTTGCTCAAAGCAGGAGACCATGTCATTTGCACAGACAATGTCTATGGTGGAACTTACCGGCTCTTTGCGCGGATTTTTTCGAATCTCGGTCTGGAATTCACTTTCACGGACACATCGGGTTTGGAGAATATTCGCAAATCCATGAAACCCAATACGCGCATGGTGTTCCTGGAAACGCCGACAAATCCGCTTCTAACGCTTACCGATTT